Proteins from a genomic interval of Papaver somniferum cultivar HN1 chromosome 4, ASM357369v1, whole genome shotgun sequence:
- the LOC113273207 gene encoding uncharacterized protein LOC113273207, translating into MTPRKEEEDKIQWLHHHSGLFSARNIYNFLANKAQEDDNSLIDFPWKHMWKIQAIPRIKLFVWKLAGKALPTSSRLGTHNPEIDPNCQLCNSQVQETENHLFGSCPFARAIWFRFSLGNLTSSANTDPITSWVKRWLLNPDQDNLVGKISTILWFIWKYRCSVVFEKITPNPMQLIDQVIIFLQSIPQKNKTKGLDNNRLMMMNTKWSDISTDWIIFIDAYFKEEDLSMGYARIVYSVDHQTFMHISAGSETATSALRAEAKSLQKAVIWLRDNVLSSVSIVTDCKVLADSINKDNINLSWTAENTV; encoded by the coding sequence ATGACcccgagaaaagaagaagaagacaaaattCAATGGTTACACCATCATTCAGGACTCTTCTCGGCAAGAAACATTTATAATTTCTTAGCAAATAAAGCTCAAGAAGATGATAATTCGTTAATAGATTTCCCATGGAAACATATGTGGAAAATTCAAGCAATCCCAAGAATTAAACTTTTTGTGTGGAAGCTAGCCGGAAAAGCTTTGCCTACATCTTCGAGACTAGGGACACATAACCCAGAAATTGACCCAAACTGCCAACTATGCAATTCTCAAGTTCAGGAAACCGAGAATCACCTATTCGGATCTTGCCCTTTCGCAAGAGCTATTTGGTTCAGATTTTCGCTAGGAAATTTAACTTCTTCAGCTAATACGGATCCGATTACATCATGGGTTAAAAGGTGGCTTTTAAACCCAGATCAGGATAATTTGGTAGGAAAAATCTCGACCATTTtatggttcatatggaaatacAGATGCTCAGTAGTATTTGAAAAGATAACCCCAAATCCAATGCAACTAATTGATCAGGTCATCATATTTTTGCAATCCATCCCTCAAAAGAATAAAACTAAGGGACTGGATAACAATCGGTTAATGATGATGAATACCAAATGGTCAGATATAAGCACAGActggataatatttattgatgCTTATTTCAAAGAAGAAGATCTTTCAATGGGATATGCTCGTATCGTTTATTCAGTAGATCACCAGACTTTTATGCACATTTCAGCAGGTTCAGAGACAGCTACTTCGGCTCTTCGTGCGGAAGCGAAATCTTTACAAAAAGCGGTCATCTGGCTAAGAGACAACGTCTTGTCTAGCGTTTCAATAGTAACTGATTGTAAAGTCTTGGCAGACAGCATCAACAAGGACAACATAAATCTCTCATGGACAGCCGAAAACACTGTTTAA